AGGAGTTGCTGGGGCATTCGAAGCCTGAAACGACGATGATCTATACTCATATTGCCAAGAAAGACCTGCTGCAGATCCGTAGTCCTCTGGATGATGCTGTACTCCATGGCCTCGGCCCCCATAAAAATCCGGCAAAACTATCCTTATCTGGAGGTTTTGACGGATAAATTCATATTTTTAGTTGCATATAACAAGTTGGCGTTCATTGCATTACTTGACTATATTTAATCTTCTAACCTAATTTTATCATATGAAAGTATATAAAAATCTAATAGTTGCTTTAGTAATATCCTTTCTTGCATTTTCCTGCTCCGCACCAAAAGAAAAAGTCGAATACGGAAAGGCAACAAAAGAACTAATTACTCTTTTAGACAATGATCCTGCATTAAAATCAATGCTGGAATCTTCATTGAAGAAAGCAAAAGAGATTAACCCAAACAGAAACACGAATCCAGCTCAAAACCTTGCAGAATATTACGAATTCGTTACCTGGACGGAAACAACAATGCCTTGGGCCATAGTTAAAAAGGAAGAATATCCGGAAATATTCGACAATATTTTCCAGGGACTATGTGCGTTCTATTTCTTAATTGATCAGCCACTTTCGGAGCTGGAAGGAAAAGGATTAGTGAATAACTCCCTCCAGTATTATGAACCATTTGCCAAATGGCTGGTCACTTTTAGCAAATCATGGGGTGCTTATCTAGACACTGAAGATTCTTGGAATGAAGAATATTATCAAATGGCATTAAACGATCCAAATTTCGGTCTACAAAATGATTGGTATGAAGATCCATCCAATTGGAAGACTTTTAACCAATTCTTTGCCAGATATTTGAAGACTCCTAATATGCGACCAATTGCAAGTCCAGATTTAGATTCTGTAGTCGTATCATTTGCAGATTCAGAACCTCAGGGTGTATGGGCGATAGATAGCACCTCGAATCTGACTGAGAAAGAGGGAGTTCCAGTAAAGTCTGCTACTCTCAAATCTATATCAAAACTTATTGGCAATGACAGTCAGTACAAAGATGCATTTGCGAATGGTACATTCACCCATTCCTTCCTGAATGTGAACGACTATCACAGGTATCATTTTCCTCTGAGTGGCACAATAAAAGAGTCCAGGATAATTCAAGGTATCAATCCAACAGGTGGACAACTTTGGTGGGACCAAGAAAACAATAGATATGCATTTAACCCAACTGCCAAAACGGGGTGGCAATCTGTGGAGACTAGAGGATGTGTTATCCTTGAAACTAATGAATATGGACTTGTCGCTTTAATGCCCATTGGGATGGGAGCTGTCGGGTCAGTAAATTTTGAAGAAAATATTACTCCCGGAACTATCGTGAAAAAAGGCGACATGCTTGGGCACTTTGCCTTTGGAGGATCTGACTTCATTATGATCTTTCAGGATGGTGTTACGTTCACTTTAGATGCACCAATGCAGGAGGATGGCCAATCATATAATCATATATTAATGGGAGAACGTTTAGGTCTATTGCGGAAAGAAGAATAACGAAACGCCAACACCACCTATACACAATACCCTTCGGGATACTGCGCATAGCCGAGACCGTTGTAAACAATTTAAGAAACTCACAATAAACTAATATGAAAGGTAAAATAATCCTTATTTCCGCACTAATATTATCTACAATTTCATGCGTAAATAAAGCTGAAAGCGCAAAAGAGATTTCAATTGAAAATAATAACAATAGTAATTTTGATTTAGAAGCTGCAACAAAAATTGTTGAACAAAGAAGCAAAGAATTTGAAGATGCATTAAAAATTGGAGATTCAATAGCAGTTGGAGACATTTACACTTTAGACACAAAAATAATAGGTGCTTATTCTGGCAGAGATAATATTGTGAAAGAGGTATACGAGATGACACGAGATAGTATAACTGGGATTAAATTCAGAATAATTAATTTATGGGGGAATGAAAATATCATAATCGAGGATGCATACGTTGAGTTTTTTCATAGCGATGGTACACCTAGAAGTAAGGGTGAATGCTTATTGGTCTGGAAAAAGGAAAAAGATAATTGGAGGATTTTTCGGGATGTCTATAAACCAGAAAAAAAGTAAAAAATAGTTTACAACAATGTATAACCGCAATTACGGCGTCCCGATAGCTATCGGGACGACTAAGTCCGAATCCACTCGGAATTGCGAGCGTCAGTGCTAAACCGAAAAATAATAACTTAAAACCCGTAACTGACGGTTATACGAGACAGTTAGCCTTCATTATGACCAACAATTAGCAAATGATAAAATTCTTTAGAAAAATACGCTACGACCTTATGGAAAAAAATAAAACAGGAAAGTATTTAAAATATGCCATTGGAGAAATTGTTCTAGTGGTCATTGGAATTTTGATTGCACTTTCTATAAATAATTGGAACATTGAAAAAAACAATAGAATTGAAGAAGTTAAAATACTTAAAAATCTTCGTTCAGATTTTGAGGCTTCAATTAAAGAATTAGATGAATTAGATGAAATTAGAAAATCTTCTTTATCATGTATAAAAACTATTTTTTCAATTATTGAAACCAAAACAAATCCTTATTCTGAAAAGCAGTTAGACAGTTTGGTAATGTACGCTTCGGTACCACCTACGTACAATGGACAAATGGGAACCCTGGAAATGCTTTTTAATTCAGGAAAGGTGAATATTATTTCAAATGATGAAATAAAAAATCTTTTAATTACTTGGCCAGGACTTGTTGATGATGTGACGGAAGAAGAAATAATACTTAGAGACTTAAGCTATAATCAATATGATAATAATAGTAGTAAATACTTATCCAAGACTAACCAAATGAAGCTGTTTAAGTATAGAAATATTCCTTTTCAATCAATGCCAAATGGTGCTATGAAGTCCAATTATGATGGATATTTTAAAGATTCTGACATAGAAAATAATTATGCTATGAGAATGTCACTATTGTTGCTTATAGAAAATGGGTCAGAAAATTTAGTACAGGTAGCAAAGTATATTATTAATAAGATTGACATTGAATTAAAAAATAATAAATAACGAAAGGCTAACAAGGTGCAAAATGTCAATAGCCTCCATCCGTCGGCTACTGCATTTGCACAAGCCGTTGTGCTTCATTCCCGATAGTTATCGGGACCAACCAATAACCAATGATAAAATTCTTTAGAAAAATTAGACAAAACTTACTTTCTGAAAATAAATTCAGTAAATATTTGATTTATGCTATTGGTGAGATTCTTCTTGTGATTATCGGAATCCTTATAGCGGTATCTATTAATGGTTGGAATGAAGACCGAAAGCTAAAAAATGCAGAGCAGTCTATTCTCAAAGACCTTAAACAAGAAATGATAATAAATCTGAAAGCTTTGGAATTCGCAATTGAGGAAAACGAAAAATCCTTTCAAACCGCAATAGAGATGAGAGCGCTTTTTAGAGACAGAGCAGCTTTTGATAAAATGTCAGATAGTATGTTTTATACATCATTCAGAAAATTGAATTGGAACGTCACTTATGATCCGCAAAATGGGATACTTAATTCAATAATCTCTTCAGGACAAATCAATCAACTTTCTAATAAGGAACTAAAATATTTACTGGCATCTCTAAAGGAATTGACAACAGATGCTATAGAAAATACAAGAAAAATTGAAGCCCAAAGAGATGATTTGATAAAATCAGCTTGGACTGATGCCATGATTATTAAAGATGGAAAAAATCTGGGATTAAATATGAAATCAATATATGAGCATCCAGAATTTAGATGGGCAACGAGCCATCTTTTTTATTTTCAACGAAAAGATGGATTAAAAGAAGAAAAAGAGCTAAGGGCAACTTTAGAGAATATTATTGAACTTATTAATGAAAATATTAATAAATAACGAAAGCACAACATTGGCTATAAGTAATTGTTTGTTCTCGCCTACTTTGGAAATTCCTGTGGAATTGCCAACTGGGTGTTTACTTGCAAAGTTAACTGCTAACCCACGCAACTACTCATAGCCGAGACCGTTAGCTACAATGACCTAAATACTCACGTAGAACAATTAAAAACCACAAACGTTGAAAATATCATTCGTACTTTTTATCACAGTACTCTTACCTATTGTAAGTATAGCACAGGAAAATAAAGTAACTACAGGAAATGAAAATGGGACACTTATAGCGATTGGTGGTGGAGATATTGGACACACTAATATTATGAAAGAATTTCGGAAACTGGCTGGCGGAGATTCTGCGAAAATAGTAGTTATACCAACAGCATTTGTGAGGGACAATGAAATAGATACATTGTTATTAAAAAGAAATTTCAAAGAATATGGAATACCTAATTTTACTGTTCTACATACAAATGATTCTACTGAGGTAAATACAGATGATTTTGTGAAACCGATTAAGGAAGCTACAGGTATTTATTTTACAGGTGGTAGACATTGGAGAATAGCAGATAGTTATTTAAATACTAAAGTACACAAGGAACTATTACAATTATTGGACAGAGGTGGCGTAATTGCAGGTTCGTCAGCAGGCGCAACTATACAAGGTTCCTATTTAGCAAGAGGAGATACGAAAAACAATCAAATAATGATGGGAGACCATGAAATTGGATTCGGATTTATTTCAAATATTGCTATTGACCAACACGTGTTAAGCCGAAATAGACAGTTTGATATGTTTACAATCCTAGAGAAAAAACCTGAACTTTTGGGTGTCGGAATTGATGAGAGTACAGCTATCGTGGTCAAAGGAGATATTTTGGAAGTTATTGGAGAAAGTTATGTTATTATCTATGACAAATCGTTCTGGTCAATTGAACATAATCCATTCGATGAGGAAACTCAAAGAGAACTTCCAAATAAAAACCAATTATTCTATTTTTTGAAAAGTGGAGATAAATATAATTTAAGAGACAGAAAAGTCATTCGCAATTAAACATTGTGCATAATCAATGTAGCTAACAACGTATATAGCTCATAGCTAATCAGTTGCTTAATCTAAGTTAAGGTATATTTGGAAAGTCGCCAAATTTTTAAATTTGACGATTTCCAACAGAAAAGATAAATAGTAAAATGTAAAAATCTGGCTTTTACTCAATTCAAAATTAATCGTTAATTAACACGCTACGAGCCATATACAAGACCGTTAGCAAACAGTTTTCATATGAAGATACGATATAGCAAGAAAAGACTTAGAGCCAACCTCTTTATAGGTCTTTTGTGGTTAATGCTTAGTATTTTAAAATGGGTATTTGATGATTATATGAACTGGACGGATGGTTTCTTTTTTGGTATGGCTTTGCTGTATTTGGGACAGTATTTCTATGAGTGGAGAATTCAATATATGAATATTACTAATGAACAAATTGTTGTTAATTATCCTTTTGGTAAGAAGATCAAGTTATCCGAAATATATTGGATCAAAAAGTTTGCGGGAGATTATATTTTAAAGACAGAGAAAAAAGATTTAACCATTAATACTCAAATTATAGATAAGGATTCTCTTAATGACCTAAATGAAATTCTTGCCAAATTAAATCTACCTCCAGATAAAACACCGTTTGCTAACAACGGCTATAATTCAGCGCTGCTTTCCAACTAAATTGAAATTTCCTACATTTAATAAAAACTAGAACCGGCTAAAATAGGAGAGTGGCCGGGGCTCGCTTTTGCCGTGCTAATTTCTTCCTCTTCAAAAGAGGAAGAGCCAACGCGAAGCTCGCCCCCAAAGCCACGCCGCAATCATAGCCGGGGCCGTTAGCCTTCATTATGGAAAATATTTAACTCGTGATTCAATTTTTTCGTAAAATCAGGAAATCACTTTTGACCCAGGGAAAAATTGGGAAATACATTCCCTATGCATTAGGGGAAATTTTCCTGGTTGTAGTTGGAATCCTGCTTGCGCTCCAAATAAATAATTGGAATGAGCACAAGAAACAAAAATCGATCGCCAAAGAATTATTAAAGGATATTGAAATTTCACTGGCCAACAATTACACTCAGTTGAACTTTGTAATCAATTATAATCAAGAAGGGAATACATCTGCTGAATTAATAAAGCACCAAATTCAAAATAATCTCCCATATCACGATTCATTGGACCTCCATTTTTCAAAAGCAATTCAATACAGCACACCTGTATTAAAAAATCCAGGATATGAAAGTTTAAAGGTATTTGGTCTTAATTTAGTAGAAAATGATAGCCTAATAAAAGCCCTAGGTGATTTCTACAACATGGGCTGGATTGAAACCTTAGTTTTTCGACAAGAAAGTTATTACTACGGTACCGCTTCCCCAATATTAGTGGAGCTATTTGAGTCTGTAGCGATGAGAAACAGTATGAAGCCATTCAATTACAATACTCTGCTTACTTCAAATGAGTATCTGAGCATTTTAAATACAATGATTGCTTATAGAAAAGATCAAAATGTTTGGTATTTCGAAAACTTACAACAGCTTGACGAAATCAAGAATATGATAAGTGAGGAGTTACAGAAACCATAACGAAAGGCTAACAACGGCTATAATTCAGCGCTGCTTTCCAACTAAATTGAAATTTCCTACATTTAATAAAAACTAGAACTGGCTAAAATAGGAGAGTGGCCGGGGTTCGCTTTTGCCGACGTTAATTTTTTCTGCCCCGATAGCTATCGTGGGCAGAAAACCCAACGCTAAGCTTCACCCTCCTTGTCGCGCCACAATCATAGCCAGGACCGTTGTGCTTCATTATAACCAACCGCTAACCAATGATAAAATTCTTTAGAAAAATAAGATTAAACTTGGTTTCAGAGGGAAAAACTGGAAAGTATCTAAAATATGCATTTGGAGAGATTCTTCTTGTAGTAATTGGAATCTTGATTGCGCTATCCATAAATAATTGGAATGAAAACAGGAAATCGCAAAAAGTAGCCAACGAAATTTATCTCAATTTACGTAACTCACTCGTTCAAGATTCAACTGAAGTTCAGAGAATAATTAAATCGCAAAGTAAGAGTTTAAATGTACAGAAAGAATTGATTTTAAAACAAGCAAGTCAAGAGTCAATTGAATTTGAAGAAATTAATTTGCATCAATTAATTGAAGATATACAAATAGGAGTATTTAGTTTCTTCCCAAAGACTGGAATTTATAATTCTATCGTTTCAAATAATGGAATGGACCTTTTAAAATCAACGAAAATTAAGGCTTCATTAATTAATCTTTATGACTATCAATATGAAAGATACGCAAATATGGATGCCACAATTGAAAATAAATATCACTCCCGACTATTTCCTGTAATATTTAAGAAAATCGGGTACGTAGGTAATGTTACTGAAAATCCTGACCAATTATTATTCAAAGAAAATTACGAAGAATTAGTTTCTGAATGTAGAAACGTTCATGGTATTTTAACTTCAAATAGGGATTTACTCATTGAAATTAGCAAAGAGATAAATGAGTTATTACAAATGATTAGAGATGAACTTGACAAATAACGAAAGCTCAACAACGGCTATGGTTTATCGCCCTCAGAGGTCTGGGATAATTTGCTATTTTAGGGATAAATAAAAACAAAACGTAAAGGCTGGCGCCCCTAGGCGCCAAACCAAAGCCGGAACCGTTGTGCTTCATTATCCCAAGCTCGATAAATTAAATATCCTACCTTTCGAGAAACAGCTAACCAATGATAAAATTCTTTCGTAAAATTCGACAAAACTTACTTATAGAAAACAAAACTGGAAAGTATTTTAAGTATGCCTTCGGAGAGATTGTTCTCGTGGTTATTGGGATATTGATTGCTTTACAAATCAATAGCTGGAATGAGGAAAGAATTATAAAAAATAATATTAATCTTTATTTAGGCGCTTTAATGCAGGATATGAAGGAAGATATTAAGATTATTAAGAGCGGCCGACGTTATCATATTTTTCGTATTCATTCTGGCATCTATATGCTTGATTTATACAACCCAGAAGAAAAACTGACTTTTCTTTCTGATAACAACAATTTGCCAGTGTGGGAAGATCCTAGTTGGAGATGGGAAGGCCCTGTGCCAACTAAATATGACACTAATTTTATAAACACCAGCCTTGTTTGGCTGTTTAGGTATCAACCTACCTATCCAGTTAAAAGGACTATCGATGAATTTAGCAGTTTAGGATTATTTTCAAAAATGGAAAATCATGCGCTTAAAATTCAAATCGAAAAGTATTATAATTATTTTGATTGGACACATAACGACTCAAATAAAGAATATAATACGACCGTTTTATGGAATAAATCTTTAGTTGAAAGTGGAATTGGGTATATGGATCTGGCCAATTTAGAGAACCCCATTGAAGTTATATTTTCGGATAAATCGCGTAGAGCTATTCTTAAAAACATGATTGACGAATCTATTTATAAATCATCTACGGACGAAGCGATTCTTACCTATTTAAGCAAGTTGATAAACGAAATTGAGGTAGAAATACAAAGGAATTAAATATATAACGAAAGCACAACAACGGCCATAATTCATCGCTGCCTTAGAACTTCCTTGAAATTTCCTACATTTAATAAAAACTAGAACTGGCTAAAATAGAGGAGTGGCCAGGGCTCGCTTTGCCACGGCTAATTTCTTCCTCTTCAAAAGAGGAAGATCCAACGCGAAGC
This DNA window, taken from Muriicola soli, encodes the following:
- a CDS encoding phosphatidylserine decarboxylase; its protein translation is MKVYKNLIVALVISFLAFSCSAPKEKVEYGKATKELITLLDNDPALKSMLESSLKKAKEINPNRNTNPAQNLAEYYEFVTWTETTMPWAIVKKEEYPEIFDNIFQGLCAFYFLIDQPLSELEGKGLVNNSLQYYEPFAKWLVTFSKSWGAYLDTEDSWNEEYYQMALNDPNFGLQNDWYEDPSNWKTFNQFFARYLKTPNMRPIASPDLDSVVVSFADSEPQGVWAIDSTSNLTEKEGVPVKSATLKSISKLIGNDSQYKDAFANGTFTHSFLNVNDYHRYHFPLSGTIKESRIIQGINPTGGQLWWDQENNRYAFNPTAKTGWQSVETRGCVILETNEYGLVALMPIGMGAVGSVNFEENITPGTIVKKGDMLGHFAFGGSDFIMIFQDGVTFTLDAPMQEDGQSYNHILMGERLGLLRKEE
- a CDS encoding DUF6090 family protein codes for the protein MEKNKTGKYLKYAIGEIVLVVIGILIALSINNWNIEKNNRIEEVKILKNLRSDFEASIKELDELDEIRKSSLSCIKTIFSIIETKTNPYSEKQLDSLVMYASVPPTYNGQMGTLEMLFNSGKVNIISNDEIKNLLITWPGLVDDVTEEEIILRDLSYNQYDNNSSKYLSKTNQMKLFKYRNIPFQSMPNGAMKSNYDGYFKDSDIENNYAMRMSLLLLIENGSENLVQVAKYIINKIDIELKNNK
- a CDS encoding DUF6090 family protein — encoded protein: MIKFFRKIRQNLLSENKFSKYLIYAIGEILLVIIGILIAVSINGWNEDRKLKNAEQSILKDLKQEMIINLKALEFAIEENEKSFQTAIEMRALFRDRAAFDKMSDSMFYTSFRKLNWNVTYDPQNGILNSIISSGQINQLSNKELKYLLASLKELTTDAIENTRKIEAQRDDLIKSAWTDAMIIKDGKNLGLNMKSIYEHPEFRWATSHLFYFQRKDGLKEEKELRATLENIIELINENINK
- a CDS encoding cyanophycinase; this encodes MKISFVLFITVLLPIVSIAQENKVTTGNENGTLIAIGGGDIGHTNIMKEFRKLAGGDSAKIVVIPTAFVRDNEIDTLLLKRNFKEYGIPNFTVLHTNDSTEVNTDDFVKPIKEATGIYFTGGRHWRIADSYLNTKVHKELLQLLDRGGVIAGSSAGATIQGSYLARGDTKNNQIMMGDHEIGFGFISNIAIDQHVLSRNRQFDMFTILEKKPELLGVGIDESTAIVVKGDILEVIGESYVIIYDKSFWSIEHNPFDEETQRELPNKNQLFYFLKSGDKYNLRDRKVIRN
- a CDS encoding DUF6090 family protein — protein: MIQFFRKIRKSLLTQGKIGKYIPYALGEIFLVVVGILLALQINNWNEHKKQKSIAKELLKDIEISLANNYTQLNFVINYNQEGNTSAELIKHQIQNNLPYHDSLDLHFSKAIQYSTPVLKNPGYESLKVFGLNLVENDSLIKALGDFYNMGWIETLVFRQESYYYGTASPILVELFESVAMRNSMKPFNYNTLLTSNEYLSILNTMIAYRKDQNVWYFENLQQLDEIKNMISEELQKP
- a CDS encoding DUF6090 family protein; translated protein: MIKFFRKIRLNLVSEGKTGKYLKYAFGEILLVVIGILIALSINNWNENRKSQKVANEIYLNLRNSLVQDSTEVQRIIKSQSKSLNVQKELILKQASQESIEFEEINLHQLIEDIQIGVFSFFPKTGIYNSIVSNNGMDLLKSTKIKASLINLYDYQYERYANMDATIENKYHSRLFPVIFKKIGYVGNVTENPDQLLFKENYEELVSECRNVHGILTSNRDLLIEISKEINELLQMIRDELDK
- a CDS encoding DUF6090 family protein yields the protein MIKFFRKIRQNLLIENKTGKYFKYAFGEIVLVVIGILIALQINSWNEERIIKNNINLYLGALMQDMKEDIKIIKSGRRYHIFRIHSGIYMLDLYNPEEKLTFLSDNNNLPVWEDPSWRWEGPVPTKYDTNFINTSLVWLFRYQPTYPVKRTIDEFSSLGLFSKMENHALKIQIEKYYNYFDWTHNDSNKEYNTTVLWNKSLVESGIGYMDLANLENPIEVIFSDKSRRAILKNMIDESIYKSSTDEAILTYLSKLINEIEVEIQRN